A single Alosa sapidissima isolate fAloSap1 chromosome 17, fAloSap1.pri, whole genome shotgun sequence DNA region contains:
- the LOC121688957 gene encoding uncharacterized protein LOC121688957 isoform X2: MTGRVNGVGKQLTDCFPKLVTVACAAHRLALACKNSSNNVKYMATFRDHLQDLYLYFSNSANRTATLKAASTTLGVSDLKLKEVKDTRWLSQHKAIETLQRNLSAVLGALAVEAEVRKCPGAKGLYTFCAMYRFVAAVYLQADVLPHLACLSKVFQKAHVNFLHIKEQTLRDIKEAGQTPLPGSFLSRLHQDLGDPQGLGAYDIQHEEERDKRGREVRDESREGHWARFQREVIHPYITSLETNLEKRFHNLDILGAFHVLGPQSAALTDNTMNISHLQTLSRKCCPQHEKEVIQEWLSFKNHVLTGIFKNQEELLSLLASEFDEWANLYPCLSLLASIALVIPVSSVNCERDFSTMKR, encoded by the exons ATGACAG gGCGTGTGAATGGGGTGGGAAAGCAGCTAACAGACTGCTTCCCCAAACTTGTGACCGTGGCCTGTGCTGCCCACAGACTGGCCCTTGCCTGCAAAAATTCGTCAAATAACGTAAAATACATGGCTACTTTCAGGGACCACCTTCAGGACCTCTACTTATATTTCAGCAATAGTGCAAACCGTACTGCCACTCTGAAGGCTGCATCCACTACCCTGGGTGTCAGTGACTTAAAGCTAAAG GAAGTGAAAGACACACGCTGGCTCTCACAGCACAAGGCTATTGAGACGCTACAGAGGAACCTGAGTGCTGTCCTTGGAGCGTTGGCAGTGGAGGCAGAGGTGCGCAAATGTCCTGGGGCAAAGGGGCTCTACACATTCTGTGCTATGTACAGATTTGTGGCTGCCGTATACCTCCAGGCCGATGTTTTGCCCCACCTcgcctgcctgtccaaagtcttTCAGAAAGCACATGTAAACTTTTTACATATAAAAGAGCAG ACTCTCAGAGACATCAAAGAGGCTGGACAAACTCCACTCCCTGGATCTTTCTTGTCTCGCCTCCACCAGGACCTTGGTGATCCCCAAGGACTTGGAGCTTATGATATCCAgcatgaggaggagagggataaGAGAGGGCGAGAGGTCCGAGATGAGTCAAGGGAGGGACATTGGGCCAGATTCCAGCGAGAG GTCATTCACCCTTACATAACTAGCCTGGAAACAAATCTGGAGAAGAGATTCCATAATCTGGACATCCTTGGAGCCTTCCATGTCTTGGGGCCACAATCAGCTGCTCTAACAGACAATACAATGAACATCTCTCATCTGCAGACTCTTTCCAGGAAATGTTGTCCTCAGCATGAGAAGGAAGTCATTCAGGAGTGGCTCTCGTTCAAGAACCATGTCCTTACTGGGATATTCAAG AACCAGGAGGAGCTCTTGAGTTTACTGGCAAGTGAGTTTGATGAGTGGGCCAACCTCTACCCCTGCCTGAGCCTTCTTGCAAGCATTGCTCTGGTTATCCCTGTTTCCTCTGTAAACTGTGAACGGGATTTCTCAACAATGAAAAG GTAA
- the LOC121688957 gene encoding uncharacterized protein LOC121688957 isoform X1 — MTGRVNGVGKQLTDCFPKLVTVACAAHRLALACKNSSNNVKYMATFRDHLQDLYLYFSNSANRTATLKAASTTLGVSDLKLKEVKDTRWLSQHKAIETLQRNLSAVLGALAVEAEVRKCPGAKGLYTFCAMYRFVAAVYLQADVLPHLACLSKVFQKAHVNFLHIKEQTLRDIKEAGQTPLPGSFLSRLHQDLGDPQGLGAYDIQHEEERDKRGREVRDESREGHWARFQREVIHPYITSLETNLEKRFHNLDILGAFHVLGPQSAALTDNTMNISHLQTLSRKCCPQHEKEVIQEWLSFKNHVLTGIFKNKNQEELLSLLASEFDEWANLYPCLSLLASIALVIPVSSVNCERDFSTMKR, encoded by the exons ATGACAG gGCGTGTGAATGGGGTGGGAAAGCAGCTAACAGACTGCTTCCCCAAACTTGTGACCGTGGCCTGTGCTGCCCACAGACTGGCCCTTGCCTGCAAAAATTCGTCAAATAACGTAAAATACATGGCTACTTTCAGGGACCACCTTCAGGACCTCTACTTATATTTCAGCAATAGTGCAAACCGTACTGCCACTCTGAAGGCTGCATCCACTACCCTGGGTGTCAGTGACTTAAAGCTAAAG GAAGTGAAAGACACACGCTGGCTCTCACAGCACAAGGCTATTGAGACGCTACAGAGGAACCTGAGTGCTGTCCTTGGAGCGTTGGCAGTGGAGGCAGAGGTGCGCAAATGTCCTGGGGCAAAGGGGCTCTACACATTCTGTGCTATGTACAGATTTGTGGCTGCCGTATACCTCCAGGCCGATGTTTTGCCCCACCTcgcctgcctgtccaaagtcttTCAGAAAGCACATGTAAACTTTTTACATATAAAAGAGCAG ACTCTCAGAGACATCAAAGAGGCTGGACAAACTCCACTCCCTGGATCTTTCTTGTCTCGCCTCCACCAGGACCTTGGTGATCCCCAAGGACTTGGAGCTTATGATATCCAgcatgaggaggagagggataaGAGAGGGCGAGAGGTCCGAGATGAGTCAAGGGAGGGACATTGGGCCAGATTCCAGCGAGAG GTCATTCACCCTTACATAACTAGCCTGGAAACAAATCTGGAGAAGAGATTCCATAATCTGGACATCCTTGGAGCCTTCCATGTCTTGGGGCCACAATCAGCTGCTCTAACAGACAATACAATGAACATCTCTCATCTGCAGACTCTTTCCAGGAAATGTTGTCCTCAGCATGAGAAGGAAGTCATTCAGGAGTGGCTCTCGTTCAAGAACCATGTCCTTACTGGGATATTCAAG AACAAGAACCAGGAGGAGCTCTTGAGTTTACTGGCAAGTGAGTTTGATGAGTGGGCCAACCTCTACCCCTGCCTGAGCCTTCTTGCAAGCATTGCTCTGGTTATCCCTGTTTCCTCTGTAAACTGTGAACGGGATTTCTCAACAATGAAAAG GTAA
- the LOC121688957 gene encoding uncharacterized protein LOC121688957 isoform X3, with protein MTGRVNGVGKQLTDCFPKLVTVACAAHRLALACKNSSNNVKYMATFRDHLQDLYLYFSNSANRTATLKAASTTLGVSDLKLKEVKDTRWLSQHKAIETLQRNLSAVLGALAVEAEVPVTIQTLRDIKEAGQTPLPGSFLSRLHQDLGDPQGLGAYDIQHEEERDKRGREVRDESREGHWARFQREVIHPYITSLETNLEKRFHNLDILGAFHVLGPQSAALTDNTMNISHLQTLSRKCCPQHEKEVIQEWLSFKNHVLTGIFKNKNQEELLSLLASEFDEWANLYPCLSLLASIALVIPVSSVNCERDFSTMKR; from the exons ATGACAG gGCGTGTGAATGGGGTGGGAAAGCAGCTAACAGACTGCTTCCCCAAACTTGTGACCGTGGCCTGTGCTGCCCACAGACTGGCCCTTGCCTGCAAAAATTCGTCAAATAACGTAAAATACATGGCTACTTTCAGGGACCACCTTCAGGACCTCTACTTATATTTCAGCAATAGTGCAAACCGTACTGCCACTCTGAAGGCTGCATCCACTACCCTGGGTGTCAGTGACTTAAAGCTAAAG GAAGTGAAAGACACACGCTGGCTCTCACAGCACAAGGCTATTGAGACGCTACAGAGGAACCTGAGTGCTGTCCTTGGAGCGTTGGCAGTGGAGGCAGAG GTTCCTGTGACAATCCAGACTCTCAGAGACATCAAAGAGGCTGGACAAACTCCACTCCCTGGATCTTTCTTGTCTCGCCTCCACCAGGACCTTGGTGATCCCCAAGGACTTGGAGCTTATGATATCCAgcatgaggaggagagggataaGAGAGGGCGAGAGGTCCGAGATGAGTCAAGGGAGGGACATTGGGCCAGATTCCAGCGAGAG GTCATTCACCCTTACATAACTAGCCTGGAAACAAATCTGGAGAAGAGATTCCATAATCTGGACATCCTTGGAGCCTTCCATGTCTTGGGGCCACAATCAGCTGCTCTAACAGACAATACAATGAACATCTCTCATCTGCAGACTCTTTCCAGGAAATGTTGTCCTCAGCATGAGAAGGAAGTCATTCAGGAGTGGCTCTCGTTCAAGAACCATGTCCTTACTGGGATATTCAAG AACAAGAACCAGGAGGAGCTCTTGAGTTTACTGGCAAGTGAGTTTGATGAGTGGGCCAACCTCTACCCCTGCCTGAGCCTTCTTGCAAGCATTGCTCTGGTTATCCCTGTTTCCTCTGTAAACTGTGAACGGGATTTCTCAACAATGAAAAG GTAA